The Panicum hallii strain FIL2 chromosome 9, PHallii_v3.1, whole genome shotgun sequence genome has a window encoding:
- the LOC112874242 gene encoding protein PAIR1, protein MKLKINKACDLGSISVLPPRRTGGSGGTGGVGASGSSAAALSGSQQQRSQPLSQQSFSQSQLSQGSLDENLLSLHLASPARDQRFGLHDDSSKKMPSLPVNSASCVREETQLQLAKIPSNSVHRWNPSPPDSRCQVPNEDVERKFQHLASSVHKMGMVLDSVQNDVMQLNRAMKEASLDSGSIQQKVVVLDNSLQKILKGQDDLKALVESSIKSIADQLSVLNSHSSKLDEISSTLSVWPKQIEIDLRQLQSDIFRIFTKEMEGIFRAIRSLNSRPAAIQIPTDQSCTTHGRPLMHQLPVANERPQVNQTPVATMVNQTPVANGRHLVSQTPAANGKTLMNQTSVGDGRSLMSQVPAANGKSLMSQIPAPNGRPVMSQRPGANGRSQMNQIHTASGKPHTNKIPVPEVHPAPLACPAKMAYPHLKVEEGKMKALPQKLTGSRSMVTPKQEEVPTRTAAAKKAPPAMVIIDSDDDLNKECHLMKEAAEESQQILRRARKRRRREMQAIVPAT, encoded by the exons ATGAAGCTTAAGATCAACAAGGCGTGCGACCTCGGCTCCATCTCCGTCCTCCCTCCCCG TAGGACCGGAGGGAGCGGCGGCACCGGAGGGGTGGGCGCTTCGGGTTCCTCCGCCGCGGCCCTGTCGGGGTCGCAGCAGCAGCGCTCGCAGCCGCTGTCCCAGCAGTCCTTCTCGCAGTCGCAGCTCTCGCAGGGCTCCCTCGACGAGAACCTCCTCAGCCTCCACCTCGCGTCGCCCGCGCGCGATCAG AGATTCGGGTTACATGATGACTCATCAAAGAAGATGCCTTCCTTGCCTGTCAACTCGGCTTCTTGTGTGCGAGAAGAAACTCAGCTGCAACTGGCAAAAATACCAAGCAACTCTGTCCATCGGTGGAACCCTTCTCCTCCCGACAGTAGAT GTCAGGTTCCCAATGAAGATGTTGAGCGCAAATTTCAGCATCTGGCAAGTTCAGTGCATAAGATGGGGATGGTACTCGATTCAGTGCAAAATGATGTTATGCAGTTAAACAGAGCCATGAAGGAAGCGTCACTAGACT CTGGCAGCATACAGCAGAAGGTTGTTGTCCTGGACAATTCACTGCAGAAAATT CTTAAGGGACAAGATGATCTCAAAGCACTTGTTGAGAGCAGCATCAAAAGCATTGCTGATCAGCTGAGTGTTCTGAACTCCCACTCCAGCAAACTGGACGAGATATCCTCGACCCTTTCAGTCTGGCCGAAACAAATAGAGATAGATTTAAGGCAACTTCAGAGTGACATCTTCAGAATTTTTACAAAAGAGATGGAG GGGATTTTTAGAGCTATCAGATCCCTCAACAGTAGGCCTGCTGCAATTCAAATACCAACA GACCAGAGCTGCACGACCCACGGAAGGCCACTGATGCACCAACTACCCGTAGCAAATGAAAGACCCCAGGTGAACCAAACACCAGTAGCAACCATGGTGAACCAAACACCAGTAGCAAATGGAAGACACCTGGTGAGCCAAACACCAGCAGCAAATGGGAAAACTCTGATGAACCAAACATCAGTAGGAGATGGAAGATCCCTGATGAGCCAAGTACCAGCAGCAAACGGAAAATCTCTGATGAGCCAAATACCAGCACCAAATGGAAGACCTGTGATGAGCCAGAGACCAGGAGCAAACGGAAGGTCCCAGATGAACCAGATACATACAGCAAGTGGAAAGCCCCATACAAACAAAATACCAGTACCAGAAGT GCATCCTGCACCTCTGGCTTGCCCTGCAAAGATGGCATATCCGCATCTGAAGGTAGAAGAGGGAAAGATGAAAGCGCTTCCTCAAAAGTTGACTGGTTCTAGAAGCATGGTGACACCTAAACAGGAAGAGGTGCCAACCCGGACTGCGGCAGCTAAGAAG GCACCACCGGCCATGGTAATCATCGACTCCGATGATGACCTGAACAAGGAATGCCACCTCATGAAGGAAGCCGCGGAAGAGAGCCAGCAGATTCTGCGGAGGGCCAGGAAGCGGCGGAGGAGAGAGATGCAGGCCATTGTGCCTGCCACCTAA